The proteins below come from a single Anguilla rostrata isolate EN2019 chromosome 3, ASM1855537v3, whole genome shotgun sequence genomic window:
- the LOC135249941 gene encoding uncharacterized protein LOC135249941: MTRNYYLKSSSYLYSLSFTAQRTNRVSGRRESPEEESSDTVMPPLCAVLVLFSKVYGLLGKNIVQPHALMTAQLGDTVTLPCFDAKDNDVQWYRWFKQPLGQKPDKLLMIKNSEPNTIDFNDFINSTRLSAKAAKGSSNLTVSQVEPSDSATYYCAVSLDDDISFGEGTTLMVLGSESHDRTVVLQQPESESVHSGDSVTLQCTVHTETCAGEHSVYWFRQGSGESPPGIIYTHGIRSDECQRSSGAVSPTQSCVYKFPKRNLSPSDAGTYYCAVATCGEILFGNGTKLHFEGNEHLPLYCLAGALTLSVILNIVLILKMRKSCEKCKGAASNNQVSGEGLASKQSQEESMNYAALTFTTKKPKVRTKKKEVEKETVYSDMRFRDRE, from the exons AACAGGGTCTCAGGCAGAAGAGAGTCTCCAGAAGAGGAGAGTTCAGATACAGTGAtgccaccactctgtgctgttcttgtgcttttcagcaaagtct atggtcTGCTTGGGAAGAACATAGTTCAGCCTCACGCGCTTATGACAGCTCAGCTTGgagacactgtgactctccCATGTTTCGATGCTAAAGATAACGATGTGCAATGGTACAGATGGTTTAAGCAGCCTCTTGGACAGAAGCCTGACAAAttgttaatgataaaaaattcTGAACCCAATACTATAGATTTCAATGATTTTATAAACAGTACGCGCCTCAGTGCTAAAGCAGCAAAGGGGAGCTCAAACCTGACTGTGTCACAAGTAGAGCCGTCGGATTCAGCCACATACTACTGCGCTGTTTCGCTCGACGATGATATCAGCTTTGGAGAAGGAACTACATTAATGGTCCTGG GGTCAGAATCACACGACAGGACAGTAGTACTGCAGCAGCCCGAGTCTGAGTCAGTGCATTCTGGAGACTCTGTGACTCttcagtgtacagtacacactgagacctgtgcaggagaacacagtgtgtactggttCAGACAGGGCTCAGGAGAGTCCCCTCCAGGAATCATTTACACCCATGGAATCAGGAGTGATGAGTGCCagaggagctctggggctgtgtctcccacacagagctgtgtctacAAATTCCCCAAGAGGAACCTCAGCCCCTCTGATGCTGGGacttactactgtgctgtggccacCTGTGGGGAGATCCTGTTTGGGAACGGGACCAAGCTGCACTTTGAGG GGAATGAACATCTTCCTCTTTATTGCTTGGCGGGAGCTTTGACGTTGAGTGTGATCCTAAATATTGTCCTCattctgaaaatgagaaaaagctGTGAGAAATGCAAAG GAGCTGCATCAAACAACCAAGTGAGCGGAGAAGGCCTGGCGAGCAAACAG AGTCAAGAGGAATCAATGAATTACGCTGCTTTGACTTTCACCACCAAGAAACCCAAAGTGAGGACGAAGAAGAAGGAAGTGGAGAAAGAAACGGTTTACTCAGATATGAGATTTAGAGACCGCGAGTGA
- the LOC135249950 gene encoding uncharacterized protein LOC135249950, translating to MPSLCAVLVLFSKVYGLLGKNVDQPYALVGAQLGDTVTFPCFHAHEFVSYASWFKQPLGEKPQIIAIAMNPESGAILFNEFKNSKRFSAEAAKGSFNLTVSQVESSDSATYYCSITTFNAISFGDGATLMVTGSESLSRTVVLQQPESESVQPGDSVTLQCSVRTEACAGEHSVYWFRQGSGESPPGIIYTHGNRSDECQRSSVAVTPSQSCVYNFPKRNLSLSDAGTYYCAVATCGEILFGNGTKLDIDRNEALPFYCMAGALALSVILNIVLALKRRKSCVNYKGAASNNQVPGEDLSSGQCRDEAMNYAALTFTTKKPKVRRNKREVERETVYSDMRCRDRE from the exons ATGCCttcactctgtgctgttcttgtgcttttcagcaaagtct atggtCTGCTTGGGAAGAATGTTGATCAGCCTTACGCGCTGGTAGGAGCTCAGCTTGGAGACACTGTGACTTTCCCATGTTTCCATGCTCACGAATTTGTGTCCTATGCcagctggtttaagcagcctcTTGGAGAGAAGCCCCAGATTATAGCAATAGCAATGAACCCTGAATCAGGTGCTATATTGTTCAATgagtttaaaaacagtaaacgCTTCAGTGCTGAAGCAGCGAAGGGGAGCTTTAACCTGACTGTGTCACAAGTAGAGTCGTCTGATTCTGCAACATACTACTGCAGTATTACAACCTTCAATGCGATCAGCTTTGGAGATGGAGCCACTTTAATGGTGACGG GTTCAGAGTCACTCAGCAGGACAGTAGTGCTGCAGCAGCCTGAATCTGAGTCAGTGCAGCCAggagactctgtgactctgcagtgttcagtacgcACTGAGGcctgtgcaggagaacacagtgtgtactggttCAGACAGGGCTCAGGAGAGTCCCCTCCAGGAATCATTTACACCCATGGAAACAGGAGTGATGAGTGCCAGAGGAGCTCTGTGGCTGTGACTCCCTCACAGAGCTGTGTCTACAACTTCCCCAAGAGGAACCTCAGCCTCTCTGATGCTGGGacttactactgtgctgtggccacCTGTGGGGAGATCCTGTTTGGGAACGGGACCAAGCTGGACATTGACC GGAATGAAGCTTTGCCTTTTTATTGCATGGCGGGAGCTTTGGCGTTGAGTGTGATCCTAAATATTGTCCTCGCtctgaaaaggagaaagagctgTGTGAATTACAAAG GAGCTGCATCAAACAACCAAGTGCCGGGAGAAGACTTGTCGAGCGGACAG TGTCGAGATGAAGCAATGAATTACGCTGCTTTGACTTTCACCACCAAGAAACCCAAAGTGAGGAGGAACAAGAGGGAAGTGGAGAGAGAAACGGTTTACTCAGATATGAGATGTAGAGATCGCGAGTGA